The Nitrosomonas communis genome has a segment encoding these proteins:
- the prsR gene encoding PEP-CTERM-box response regulator transcription factor → MKVSSSQKKLLVIEDDPGLQKQLRWSFDNYEVFVAVDRESALAQVRRHEPAVVTMDLGLPPDPDGASEGLATLQQILALAPDTKIIVLTGNQNRVNALKAIELGAYDFHQKPFDPKMLSLIVDRASYLYGLQRENRNLLLSQLDSPISGIITRDPDMIKMCRNVEKVATSDATVMLLGESGTGKEVLARALHQMSSRKQGRFIAVNCAAIPEALLESELFGYERGAFTGAVKQTPGKIELAQGGTFFLDEVGDLPIALQAKLLRFLQERVIERIGGREEIPVDVRVVSATHQNLRKLIGEGRFREDLFYRLSEIPIKIPPLHKRVGDAVLLAHHFKNKFCAKEGRHSLSFSQEALSAIEAYHWPGNVREMENCIKRVVIMAEGPQITPDDLGLQESEILSEPMNLREVREREECKAVVRALAKVDGNIAKAAELLGISRPTLYDLMNRHGLK, encoded by the coding sequence ATGAAAGTAAGTAGTAGTCAGAAGAAATTACTTGTAATTGAAGATGACCCTGGATTGCAGAAACAATTGCGCTGGAGTTTCGATAATTATGAAGTTTTCGTTGCAGTAGATCGTGAGAGCGCGCTTGCGCAAGTTCGCCGGCATGAGCCTGCGGTCGTTACTATGGATCTTGGTTTGCCACCAGATCCTGACGGTGCTTCTGAGGGATTAGCGACCTTACAACAGATCCTTGCACTTGCGCCAGATACCAAAATAATCGTTTTGACAGGTAATCAAAACCGTGTAAATGCCTTGAAAGCAATTGAATTGGGTGCGTATGATTTTCATCAGAAGCCCTTTGATCCCAAGATGCTAAGTTTAATTGTTGATAGAGCCTCTTATTTATATGGTTTGCAACGTGAAAATCGTAATCTGCTACTTTCTCAGCTGGATTCCCCAATTTCTGGAATTATTACGCGCGATCCGGACATGATCAAAATGTGTCGTAACGTTGAAAAAGTTGCGACTTCAGATGCGACAGTTATGTTACTAGGTGAAAGCGGCACAGGTAAAGAAGTCTTGGCGAGAGCACTTCATCAGATGAGTTCACGTAAACAAGGGCGTTTCATAGCTGTCAATTGTGCTGCTATCCCTGAGGCTTTGCTTGAAAGCGAGTTGTTTGGTTACGAGAGAGGGGCTTTTACCGGGGCAGTTAAGCAAACGCCAGGTAAAATTGAGTTAGCTCAAGGGGGCACTTTCTTTCTTGATGAAGTAGGAGATTTACCGATAGCGTTGCAGGCAAAATTACTCCGTTTTCTTCAGGAGAGGGTGATTGAGCGTATTGGAGGGCGGGAAGAAATTCCTGTGGATGTGCGTGTTGTCAGTGCAACTCATCAAAACCTTAGGAAGTTGATTGGAGAGGGTCGTTTTCGTGAGGACTTGTTTTATCGGTTGAGTGAGATTCCCATTAAAATTCCACCTCTTCACAAGCGAGTGGGGGATGCAGTGCTGCTGGCGCATCATTTCAAAAACAAGTTTTGCGCAAAAGAGGGGCGCCATTCACTGAGTTTTAGTCAGGAAGCTTTGAGTGCGATTGAGGCATACCATTGGCCAGGTAATGTTCGTGAAATGGAGAATTGTATAAAACGTGTCGTTATTATGGCTGAAGGACCGCAAATTACTCCGGATGACCTGGGGCTTCAGGAATCGGAGATACTGTCCGAGCCGATGAACTTACGTGAAGTTCGTGAAAGGGAAGAATGTAAGGCCGTGGTTAGAGCGCTTGCGAAGGTAGACGGTAATATTGCAAAAGCAGCTGAATTGCTCGGTATTAGCCGCCCAACTTTATATGATCTAATGAATCGACATGGTCTCAAATGA
- a CDS encoding TIGR03013 family XrtA/PEP-CTERM system glycosyltransferase: MIRIYNHYISKFTILLISIEVCLLMTVFFLGSSIHFHYFKISFIDLLLSQLPGAIVFIFVMITCMAMMGMYQQDSKLDIESTLLRLMPSLAMGFAIMALIFYLFPKLYLGRGLLTIVILLALLLILITRMIFFRWPNNLEVLRTRAIVLGTGSMAGELLSLTENSSTLRNLDIVGFIPFFGEDRHVPVSVVLPAHSSLPYLVNQYDANEIIIATQERRGGGFPIQELLECKMHGIKVTDIANLFERECGQIRMDSLYPSWLVFGGGFDQSFSRTMIKRIFDLLASLLLLFVTLPVILLTMIFILIEDGRPVFYRQERVGKGGRNFLIIKFRSMRNDAERSEQTQWTAIDDPHVTKIGQIIRRLRIDELPQIMNVLKGEMSLVGPRPEWPYFVDMLIEKVPYYNVRHSIKPGITGWAQVHYPYAFSVEDAIEKLQYDLYYIKNQSLFLDLIILIETVGVVLLGKSNR; encoded by the coding sequence TTGATTCGTATTTATAATCATTATATTTCTAAATTCACGATATTGCTTATTAGTATAGAAGTTTGTCTGCTAATGACTGTCTTTTTTCTAGGTAGTAGTATTCATTTTCATTATTTTAAAATTTCCTTTATTGATTTGCTCCTTTCTCAGTTACCAGGCGCCATCGTTTTTATTTTTGTAATGATTACATGTATGGCCATGATGGGTATGTACCAGCAAGATTCAAAGCTGGATATTGAATCTACATTATTGCGCTTGATGCCATCATTAGCCATGGGTTTTGCAATCATGGCCCTGATTTTTTATCTGTTTCCGAAATTATACCTAGGTCGTGGGCTATTAACGATAGTGATATTACTCGCGTTATTATTAATTCTTATAACACGCATGATTTTTTTTCGATGGCCTAATAATCTGGAAGTTCTTCGGACGCGCGCGATAGTGCTTGGAACAGGAAGTATGGCAGGAGAGCTTTTGAGTTTAACAGAAAATAGCTCAACTTTACGTAATCTAGATATCGTGGGTTTTATTCCATTTTTTGGCGAAGATCGGCACGTGCCTGTCTCGGTAGTATTACCAGCACATAGTTCTTTACCCTATCTGGTTAATCAGTATGATGCTAACGAGATAATCATTGCAACACAGGAACGGAGAGGGGGAGGATTTCCTATTCAGGAGTTATTGGAATGTAAGATGCATGGTATTAAGGTGACAGATATCGCCAATCTATTTGAACGTGAGTGCGGTCAAATTCGTATGGATTCACTTTATCCAAGTTGGTTAGTATTTGGTGGTGGTTTTGATCAAAGTTTTTCTAGAACCATGATTAAGCGTATTTTTGATTTGCTTGCAAGTCTATTACTTTTGTTTGTGACACTACCCGTCATATTATTAACGATGATTTTCATTTTAATAGAAGATGGTAGACCTGTTTTCTATCGACAGGAAAGAGTGGGAAAAGGGGGGAGGAATTTCCTGATAATTAAATTTCGTAGTATGCGGAATGATGCGGAAAGAAGTGAGCAAACGCAATGGACAGCAATAGATGATCCTCATGTTACCAAAATTGGGCAGATTATTCGGAGATTAAGGATAGATGAACTTCCTCAGATTATGAATGTGCTTAAAGGAGAAATGAGTTTGGTGGGGCCTCGCCCTGAATGGCCTTATTTCGTTGATATGCTTATTGAGAAGGTGCCTTACTACAATGTTAGACATAGTATTAAGCCTGGGATAACCGGATGGGCGCAAGTACATTATCCCTATGCCTTTTCGGTAGAAGACGCAATCGAAAAGCTGCAATATGATCTCTACTACATAAAAAATCAGAGCTTATTTCTTGATCTCATCATACTTATAGAGACTGTAGGTGTGGTTCTTTTGGGTAAAAGTAATAGATGA
- the prsK gene encoding XrtA/PEP-CTERM system histidine kinase PrsK, translating to MWATITAASYVTAAVAYLFLFVLLLTNWRGRLYGSLLAIVCIVSAFWAVAIASQSYWGFSLTFLIEILEILRNAGWSIFLIALLNPFQQRKENSIPLKIRPAVAAIAVLYLIFFILAIFFNGNYDGEFTSHGQPASYSTFFTGVIMAVIGMVLVEQYYRNMSSEQRWRIKLICLGIGGIFVYDFYLFSDALLFRKVNSDIWIARGWVDALTVPLIALAVARNPKWFIGICISRHILFYTSALLSAVIYLLVMAAVGYYLRLSGGAWGGILQLTFLFGAVLLLIILLFSDVTRAWLKVFISKHFYSSNYDYREEWLRFTRTLSEGELELTARAIKALAQLVESPAGGLWFRQENGRYQLIGCWNIFLKNKTIEADNEFCKFLEEKAWVIDLQEFCSDPRKYSSLVLPNWLSDIPRARLIVPLILHRELLGFIVLVEPRSTISLNWEVRDLLRVAGTQASSYLAQYEAANALSIARQFESFNRMSTFVVHDIKNLIFQLSLLLSNAEKHKNNPEFQKDMIETVSFSVSKMKRLLEKLSTGNQSEKLGILSLDQLLQQIMERKSFHIPKPALEITHSNLMVMADYSRLERVISHLIQNAIEATPKNGQVWVRLLKKDSSALIEIEDNGHGMSEQFIQKKLFKPFESTKTAGMGIGVFESKEYINELGGQLDVVSQESAGTTFSIYLPLSKNYQENKVVS from the coding sequence ATGTGGGCAACAATCACCGCGGCTAGCTATGTTACAGCAGCAGTAGCTTATTTGTTCTTATTTGTCCTTTTGCTGACGAATTGGCGTGGACGCTTATATGGATCACTGCTGGCAATTGTTTGTATAGTTTCTGCTTTTTGGGCGGTTGCTATCGCAAGCCAATCATACTGGGGTTTTTCACTAACTTTTCTCATAGAAATTCTTGAAATTTTGCGCAATGCAGGTTGGTCTATATTTTTAATAGCGTTACTGAATCCTTTTCAGCAAAGGAAAGAAAATTCTATTCCTCTGAAAATAAGGCCTGCGGTAGCCGCCATAGCAGTGCTTTATCTTATTTTTTTCATACTGGCTATTTTTTTTAATGGAAATTATGACGGCGAATTTACCTCGCATGGTCAACCTGCTTCTTATAGCACCTTTTTTACAGGTGTGATAATGGCCGTAATTGGCATGGTTCTCGTTGAGCAATATTACAGAAACATGTCATCTGAACAACGCTGGAGAATAAAACTTATCTGCCTGGGGATAGGAGGTATTTTTGTATATGACTTTTACTTATTTAGTGATGCACTTTTGTTCAGAAAAGTAAATAGTGACATATGGATTGCTCGAGGGTGGGTAGATGCTTTGACTGTTCCTTTGATCGCGCTCGCAGTTGCCCGTAATCCAAAGTGGTTTATAGGAATTTGTATCTCACGGCATATTTTGTTCTATACGTCTGCCTTACTCAGTGCAGTCATATATTTGCTTGTGATGGCGGCTGTTGGTTACTACCTAAGGCTTTCCGGTGGGGCTTGGGGAGGAATTTTACAGCTAACTTTTTTATTTGGTGCTGTTCTACTTCTTATCATTTTACTATTTTCTGATGTCACGCGTGCTTGGCTTAAAGTATTTATTAGTAAGCATTTTTATAGTTCTAACTATGATTACCGTGAAGAATGGTTGCGTTTTACACGAACTCTTTCAGAAGGTGAGCTGGAGCTAACAGCGCGTGCAATCAAAGCGCTTGCACAACTTGTGGAAAGTCCTGCAGGCGGGTTATGGTTTAGACAGGAAAATGGAAGATATCAATTGATTGGTTGTTGGAACATTTTTCTAAAAAATAAAACTATTGAAGCTGACAATGAATTTTGTAAGTTCTTAGAAGAAAAGGCGTGGGTGATTGATTTACAGGAGTTTTGCTCCGACCCAAGGAAATATTCATCCTTGGTGTTGCCAAATTGGCTATCTGATATTCCAAGAGCTCGACTGATCGTGCCATTAATCTTGCATCGAGAATTGCTGGGATTTATCGTATTGGTTGAACCTAGGAGTACTATTAGTTTAAATTGGGAAGTAAGGGATTTATTGAGGGTTGCGGGTACTCAGGCATCAAGCTACTTGGCACAATACGAAGCTGCTAATGCACTCTCCATCGCACGTCAATTTGAATCTTTCAATCGTATGTCAACTTTTGTCGTGCATGATATCAAAAATCTGATTTTTCAATTGTCTTTGTTACTTTCAAATGCTGAAAAACATAAGAATAATCCTGAATTTCAGAAAGATATGATCGAAACGGTGAGTTTTTCAGTCAGTAAAATGAAACGGTTACTTGAAAAATTAAGCACTGGAAATCAATCCGAAAAATTAGGAATTCTTTCTCTTGATCAACTGTTACAACAGATCATGGAGAGGAAATCTTTCCATATACCCAAGCCTGCACTTGAAATTACTCATTCAAATTTAATGGTAATGGCTGATTATTCTCGTCTTGAGAGAGTGATTAGCCATCTAATTCAGAATGCAATTGAAGCTACTCCAAAGAATGGTCAAGTTTGGGTTCGACTCTTAAAAAAAGATAGTTCTGCTCTGATAGAAATCGAAGATAATGGGCATGGCATGAGCGAACAATTTATTCAGAAAAAGCTTTTTAAGCCTTTTGAGTCTACTAAAACAGCAGGTATGGGCATTGGTGTTTTTGAGAGTAAAGAATATATTAACGAGCTCGGAGGGCAGCTTGATGTTGTCAGTCAAGAATCTGCAGGAACAACTTTCTCAATTTATTTGCCACTTTCTAAAAATTATCAAGAAAATAAGGTTGTCTCTTAG
- the dapF gene encoding diaminopimelate epimerase — translation MKIKFTKMHGLGNDFVVIDGINQAISLTPENIRWLADRHFGVGCDQVLLVEKATNNADFRYRIFNADGGEVEQCGNGARCFVRFVYDHSLTKKKEIRVETASGLIFPRLESDGEVTVNMGIPTFEPADIPFLAEKHDLTYTLDINNKQIEISVVSIGNPHAVQIVSDIEDAAVSTEGRLIESHPRFPQRVNAGFMQIIDPHHIKLRVYERGAGETLACGTGACAAVITGIARGLLASKVKVSTHGGNLWVQWEGKNQPVFMTGPAVTVFEGVTELSPNEHRNEK, via the coding sequence ATGAAAATAAAATTTACCAAAATGCATGGGTTAGGTAATGATTTCGTGGTCATTGATGGTATTAATCAAGCCATTTCACTTACTCCTGAGAATATTCGCTGGCTAGCCGACCGCCATTTTGGAGTCGGCTGTGATCAGGTGTTATTAGTTGAAAAAGCAACGAACAATGCGGATTTCCGCTACCGGATTTTTAATGCTGATGGCGGTGAAGTAGAGCAATGTGGGAATGGTGCACGCTGTTTTGTACGTTTTGTGTATGACCATAGTTTAACCAAAAAGAAAGAAATTCGTGTTGAAACAGCAAGCGGCTTAATCTTTCCCAGATTGGAAAGTGATGGCGAGGTGACGGTCAATATGGGTATTCCCACATTTGAACCGGCAGATATTCCCTTTTTAGCTGAAAAACATGATTTGACCTATACACTCGATATTAATAATAAACAAATAGAGATTAGTGTGGTTTCTATAGGCAATCCTCATGCCGTTCAGATTGTATCCGATATCGAAGATGCTGCAGTATCCACAGAGGGTAGACTGATAGAATCACATCCCCGTTTTCCTCAACGTGTTAATGCAGGTTTCATGCAAATTATCGATCCTCATCATATTAAATTGCGCGTTTATGAGCGCGGAGCGGGCGAAACATTGGCCTGCGGCACAGGTGCCTGTGCCGCAGTGATCACGGGTATAGCACGTGGTCTACTGGCATCTAAAGTCAAAGTCAGTACTCACGGTGGTAATTTATGGGTACAGTGGGAAGGAAAAAATCAACCTGTATTTATGACGGGTCCTGCAGTCACTGTTTTTGAAGGAGTGACCGAATTATCCCCTAATGAGCATCGAAATGAGAAATGA